One region of Methanobrevibacter millerae genomic DNA includes:
- a CDS encoding metallophosphoesterase — protein sequence MKNDKLIELPDYGRLIVVTDLHGDFDDYNHYLSLWDKNDPDFHIVFTGDLIHSIHEDDKSLEILDDAIKKSQKYPNFHTLLGNHEWAHIVNRNIYKNGEDLLWKFTNLISFKKGFVEPSLTNYIKFFKTMPYFLKTSNGLFISHAGPSDKIHSIEAFEKIFYGDYLNPILDDFLWNRYDSIYGYTKDDITRFLDIIDSKFMIVGHNVVESYKVYGKQMILASSFQTRVKTYLDLDLSKEITSMKDIQRQLKFITD from the coding sequence ATGAAAAATGATAAATTAATCGAATTGCCTGATTATGGTCGTTTAATTGTTGTAACTGATTTGCATGGTGATTTTGATGACTATAATCATTATTTAAGCTTATGGGATAAAAATGACCCTGATTTTCACATTGTTTTTACGGGAGACCTTATTCATTCCATTCATGAAGACGATAAATCCCTAGAAATATTGGATGACGCAATTAAAAAATCACAAAAGTATCCAAATTTCCACACCCTTTTGGGAAATCATGAATGGGCGCACATCGTAAACAGGAATATTTATAAGAATGGTGAGGATCTGCTTTGGAAGTTTACAAATCTAATCTCATTTAAGAAAGGATTTGTGGAACCTTCATTAACGAATTATATTAAATTCTTTAAAACGATGCCTTATTTTTTAAAAACGTCCAATGGATTGTTTATTTCACATGCCGGACCATCTGATAAGATTCATTCAATTGAAGCGTTTGAGAAAATTTTTTATGGGGATTATTTAAATCCGATTTTGGATGATTTTTTATGGAACAGGTATGATTCAATTTATGGCTATACGAAAGACGACATAACCAGATTTTTAGACATCATTGATTCAAAATTCATGATTGTCGGCCATAACGTGGTTGAATCCTATAAGGTATACGGCAAACAGATGATTTTGGCTTCAAGTTTTCAAACTAGAGTAAAGACATATCTTGATTTGGACTTATCCAAGGAAATTACATCAATGAAGGATATTCAAAGGCAGTTGAAATTCATAACGGATTGA
- a CDS encoding RyR domain-containing protein: MNENNLRQYIDKFFDDLVLYDDYKNGHYYKDLLKAGIDVFLDNENSYNAYEIYRTFFMIYQITAEDKSEKNNKVMTIVKEPNTLLDLVKTMKKYEESTGDLIEKQRDHFIHSVNVFLLGLAIYAQNGKYREYFKRYVIKSPYTKYYRLENGDFSNEEFLYRWGVAALFHDIGYPVEIIGKQLKKFINDGVKSISPTYGADTAIDFKDFNEFNTIVKMNPEFADAFTEVYPEAKFLNLFKPTDIVAHKISTDLEGVNVNDVAKHLDKFVNYMGELGFIDHGFFSCILVLNSYGYLIQKYAKNNDFFFYPIVDSASAILLHNYYRNVLQNDPFNLKELHPSQSPLAFLLILCDELQEWNRQPFGIKDKQKGRVNELLLKIDDDTFDVKYIVKSGSMGLGFSEDKEKLLSNVLSIRSVFDFGLRIITDVRQHFVVGEDTKEASQAPDILLRNVENLAVLIHEHYNELIEKQYQDKIDNGEEIDEDFQKKYDERKPFDELTPQLKIANIRQARSIPIKLDMIGCELADESDEREAINEFSVEEVEDLAIFEHDEWCEEKEGTGWVYGEEKDVENLVTPYLVPWDALTEEIKEFDREPVREIPSLMQSIGLKVVRSKIRLLTFEMHNLHDKNTSFEDLPDYIKYSNYKQADYLIKILSLRGYSVVDIDSPGEPITGFDPDSIDYFAEREHEAWYKLKVNLGWKYGSVKDEISKTNPNLVEWKALDFENKEANRNTFKNLPDLCKKVDLKIVKN; the protein is encoded by the coding sequence ATGAATGAAAACAATTTAAGGCAGTACATTGATAAGTTTTTCGATGACTTGGTCTTGTATGATGACTATAAGAATGGTCATTACTACAAGGATTTGTTGAAGGCCGGAATTGATGTGTTTTTAGACAATGAAAACTCTTATAATGCATATGAGATTTACAGGACATTTTTCATGATTTATCAGATTACTGCGGAAGACAAGTCTGAAAAAAACAACAAGGTAATGACTATCGTAAAGGAACCTAATACCCTTCTTGACTTGGTCAAGACAATGAAAAAATACGAAGAAAGCACAGGAGACCTGATTGAAAAGCAAAGGGATCATTTCATTCATTCCGTCAATGTTTTCCTTTTGGGTTTGGCTATTTATGCTCAAAACGGTAAATATAGGGAATATTTCAAGAGATATGTTATTAAAAGCCCATATACAAAATACTATAGGCTTGAAAACGGAGACTTTTCAAATGAGGAATTCCTATATCGTTGGGGAGTAGCGGCTCTTTTCCACGATATCGGATATCCCGTTGAAATCATTGGTAAACAACTTAAGAAATTCATAAATGATGGTGTCAAATCAATTTCTCCAACTTATGGTGCAGACACCGCAATCGACTTTAAGGACTTTAATGAGTTCAATACAATCGTCAAAATGAATCCTGAGTTTGCTGACGCTTTTACGGAAGTTTATCCTGAAGCGAAATTCCTGAACCTGTTCAAGCCGACTGACATTGTTGCCCATAAGATTTCCACTGATCTTGAAGGTGTCAACGTAAACGATGTTGCAAAGCATCTTGACAAGTTTGTCAATTATATGGGTGAGCTTGGATTTATAGACCATGGATTCTTCTCATGCATTCTAGTTTTAAATTCATACGGTTATCTGATACAGAAGTATGCGAAAAACAATGACTTTTTCTTCTATCCGATTGTAGACAGCGCATCAGCAATTCTGTTGCACAACTACTACAGAAACGTTTTGCAAAATGATCCTTTTAACTTGAAGGAACTCCATCCGTCCCAGTCACCTTTGGCATTTCTGCTGATATTATGTGATGAGCTTCAGGAATGGAACAGGCAGCCTTTCGGAATAAAGGACAAACAGAAGGGCCGCGTAAACGAACTGCTTTTAAAAATAGACGACGATACATTTGACGTGAAGTATATCGTTAAAAGTGGATCCATGGGGCTGGGCTTTTCAGAGGATAAGGAAAAACTTCTCAGCAACGTATTGTCCATAAGAAGTGTATTCGATTTTGGATTGAGAATAATCACTGATGTCAGACAGCATTTCGTTGTGGGTGAGGATACTAAAGAGGCTTCACAGGCTCCGGATATCCTGCTTAGAAATGTTGAAAACCTGGCCGTTTTAATCCATGAGCATTATAATGAGTTAATCGAAAAGCAATATCAGGATAAAATCGACAATGGTGAGGAAATCGATGAGGATTTCCAAAAGAAATATGATGAAAGAAAGCCTTTCGATGAACTGACTCCTCAGCTTAAGATAGCCAACATAAGACAGGCAAGGTCAATCCCTATTAAACTGGACATGATTGGCTGTGAACTTGCAGATGAGTCCGATGAGCGTGAGGCAATCAATGAATTTTCAGTCGAGGAAGTTGAGGATTTGGCAATTTTTGAGCATGACGAATGGTGTGAAGAGAAGGAAGGTACTGGATGGGTATATGGTGAAGAGAAGGATGTTGAAAATCTTGTTACGCCGTATCTCGTTCCATGGGACGCATTGACCGAGGAAATAAAGGAATTTGACAGGGAACCTGTTAGGGAAATACCGTCCTTAATGCAGTCCATAGGTTTGAAAGTTGTAAGAAGCAAAATCAGGCTTTTAACTTTTGAAATGCATAATCTGCATGACAAAAATACTTCATTCGAGGATTTGCCGGATTACATTAAATACTCTAACTATAAGCAGGCGGATTACCTGATTAAGATTTTGTCCTTAAGGGGATATTCCGTTGTGGACATTGATTCTCCTGGAGAACCGATTACAGGATTCGATCCGGATTCAATAGACTATTTCGCTGAAAGGGAGCATGAAGCCTGGTACAAACTCAAGGTCAATTTAGGCTGGAAATACGGGTCAGTCAAGGACGAAATTTCTAAAACAAATCCTAATCTGGTTGAATGGAAGGCACTTGATTTTGAAAATAAGGAAGCCAACAGAAATACATTCAAAAATCTGCCAGATTTATGTAAAAAAGTTGATTTAAAAATTGTTAAGAATTAA
- a CDS encoding energy-converting hydrogenase A subunit A EhaA codes for MFELVHTTVGSLAIANVYGLSNISISYFDMILAYLVAIVVSIIVALILRVPLLPSMPYRYSFDVSAVYPTPIIAIGVLSLFLVLNYTFKYNGLLLAAIIGICSALFVKYLFDYIFPSPAQEEDK; via the coding sequence ATGTTTGAGTTAGTGCACACTACCGTAGGCTCACTAGCTATAGCTAATGTTTATGGTCTTTCAAATATATCAATCAGTTATTTTGATATGATTCTGGCGTATCTGGTAGCTATTGTCGTATCTATCATAGTTGCATTGATTTTAAGAGTTCCATTATTGCCAAGTATGCCTTATAGGTATTCCTTTGATGTAAGTGCAGTTTATCCAACTCCAATTATCGCAATTGGTGTTCTTTCATTATTCCTGGTTTTAAATTACACTTTCAAGTATAATGGACTTTTGCTGGCTGCAATTATCGGAATTTGTTCCGCATTGTTTGTAAAATATTTATTTGATTATATATTCCCATCCCCCGCTCAGGAGGAAGATAAATGA
- a CDS encoding energy-converting hydrogenase subunit EhaL family protein has translation MLDYLIYLLAFVIGSIAGLVYSYKLHGEPFVADSSLNIPYTIISAVGWILAFNSGIVILSGIGFILAGFVMGGRPGYGRKETAIGLVLAIAAYILLHWAV, from the coding sequence ATGTTAGACTATTTAATTTATTTGCTTGCATTTGTTATCGGATCCATTGCGGGATTGGTATACAGCTATAAGTTGCACGGCGAACCTTTCGTAGCCGACAGTAGTTTAAACATTCCTTATACTATAATTTCCGCAGTTGGTTGGATTTTGGCATTCAATTCCGGAATTGTCATTTTATCCGGAATAGGATTTATCCTGGCAGGTTTTGTCATGGGAGGACGACCTGGATATGGAAGAAAAGAGACAGCTATAGGTCTGGTATTGGCCATAGCCGCTTATATATTATTACACTGGGCAGTATGA
- a CDS encoding EhaF family protein, whose translation MKIGKIWNKLADPKNVPRLFAFCLGVILIIGFVVPMALNPDQIYTRPAPQVQADEGLALAPYDRGGEVLKEPGIIKAQYPENSKELGMITGYMSPLAEWVSSISPYFGTSIYSSPGGLIDEVLYYTRGFDTILESSILMMAFIIASWLTINYTMKRRDIEKDLKKAADDSARVAREVKLSDEKARAKQLRRDN comes from the coding sequence ATGAAAATAGGTAAAATCTGGAATAAGCTGGCTGACCCTAAAAACGTCCCACGTCTCTTTGCATTCTGTCTGGGCGTTATACTGATTATCGGATTTGTAGTGCCTATGGCTTTAAATCCGGATCAAATTTATACAAGGCCGGCTCCTCAAGTTCAAGCTGATGAAGGCCTTGCCTTAGCTCCTTATGACAGGGGCGGTGAGGTATTAAAAGAGCCGGGAATAATTAAGGCACAATATCCTGAAAATTCCAAGGAATTGGGAATGATAACGGGATATATGTCTCCTCTGGCCGAGTGGGTGTCATCGATTTCACCATACTTCGGAACGTCAATCTATTCGTCTCCGGGCGGACTTATCGATGAAGTGCTCTATTATACCAGAGGTTTCGATACGATTCTCGAATCATCAATACTGATGATGGCCTTCATTATAGCCTCATGGCTGACCATCAATTACACGATGAAAAGAAGGGACATCGAAAAGGACCTGAAAAAGGCCGCTGATGATTCCGCAAGAGTGGCTCGCGAAGTCAAGCTAAGCGATGAAAAGGCAAGGGCCAAACAGTTAAGGAGGGATAACTGA
- a CDS encoding DUF1959 family protein, with protein sequence MDDNEKLELMKNRMVDTYVIQRDIMKPLSEDFDCTPEELEQVFFDLLNMSEVLSLHATFETAEYECLVKRFHADLRLCWFVSTLELISKDDAVNLQKRLAHEVLGGKNYSDALKEGHKEIFQLLKNSR encoded by the coding sequence ATGGATGATAATGAAAAATTAGAGTTAATGAAAAATCGTATGGTCGACACTTATGTGATTCAAAGGGATATAATGAAGCCTTTATCCGAAGATTTCGACTGCACGCCTGAAGAGCTGGAGCAAGTCTTTTTTGACTTATTGAACATGTCTGAAGTCTTGTCACTGCACGCCACCTTTGAAACCGCAGAATACGAATGTTTGGTTAAAAGATTTCATGCTGATTTAAGATTATGCTGGTTCGTATCAACTTTGGAATTAATATCCAAGGATGATGCGGTAAATCTTCAAAAAAGACTGGCCCATGAAGTGTTGGGAGGAAAAAACTATTCCGACGCTTTGAAAGAGGGCCATAAGGAAATATTCCAATTATTAAAAAATTCTAGATAA
- a CDS encoding NADH-quinone oxidoreductase subunit B family protein, translating to MLDSIKDVVRKSSIHVCIVNCGGCNGCDVECVALLSPRYDLEQYGIYVHNNPREADVLLLTGAVTEQWRTNLKRVYDKAPEPKIVVSIGNCPISGDVFNQEGGHVYAPASNFIPVDASVPGCPPRPSEILEAILAVGPQAIADRGREKK from the coding sequence ATGTTAGATTCAATTAAGGATGTTGTGAGGAAAAGCTCAATTCATGTCTGCATCGTAAATTGCGGAGGATGCAATGGATGCGATGTTGAATGCGTTGCGCTTTTGTCTCCAAGATATGATTTGGAGCAATACGGTATTTACGTTCACAATAATCCTCGTGAGGCTGATGTCCTATTGTTGACTGGTGCCGTTACAGAGCAATGGAGAACAAACCTTAAAAGGGTTTACGATAAGGCTCCGGAGCCTAAAATAGTAGTGTCCATTGGAAACTGTCCGATATCAGGGGACGTTTTCAATCAGGAAGGAGGTCACGTTTACGCTCCTGCTTCCAATTTCATTCCAGTTGACGCTTCAGTTCCGGGATGTCCTCCAAGGCCTAGTGAAATTTTAGAGGCCATTTTGGCAGTTGGTCCTCAAGCTATTGCTGATCGTGGGAGGGAGAAGAAATGA
- a CDS encoding EhaG family protein — MILIPSYVPAEFVSMYLPAIYAALIVGFIGSMAIALRREEIHILILTDLIGLAMIIVVSAVGTDLAEALILPGLVVELAETLAISEILISREMHKIEANPRGNLTKSTSLFPQPFALDMEIMTTAPNFIALVLIAYGIFLTGFTGGAVAGGGMVLYALSKKARGMPVLVIDGIAGVSGIAWCLWIIGFVLFFVAPNLWVLSLFLAACGLLLKVASKVGLIGLLMREDIDKE; from the coding sequence ATGATATTAATACCTTCATATGTTCCGGCCGAGTTCGTTTCAATGTATCTTCCGGCCATTTACGCTGCTTTAATCGTCGGATTTATCGGTTCAATGGCAATAGCCTTGAGAAGGGAAGAGATTCATATCCTTATATTGACTGATTTGATTGGACTTGCCATGATAATTGTCGTTTCCGCAGTCGGAACCGATCTGGCCGAGGCATTGATTCTGCCGGGTCTGGTTGTAGAGCTGGCTGAAACTTTAGCTATTTCAGAAATTTTGATTTCAAGGGAAATGCACAAAATCGAGGCCAATCCTAGAGGAAACTTGACCAAATCAACTTCACTTTTCCCTCAGCCTTTCGCTCTGGACATGGAAATCATGACTACGGCTCCTAATTTCATAGCTTTGGTATTGATAGCTTATGGAATATTTTTGACCGGATTTACCGGAGGTGCAGTAGCCGGTGGAGGAATGGTCTTGTATGCATTGTCTAAAAAGGCAAGAGGAATGCCTGTATTGGTCATTGACGGCATTGCGGGCGTTTCAGGTATAGCATGGTGTTTATGGATTATCGGATTTGTATTGTTCTTTGTTGCTCCTAATTTGTGGGTACTAAGTTTATTCTTGGCAGCTTGCGGTTTACTATTAAAAGTAGCTTCAAAAGTAGGTTTAATAGGTCTGCTTATGAGAGAGGACATTGATAAGGAGTAG
- a CDS encoding DUF2108 domain-containing protein, translating to MEFFVSLIAIALMAIGAVGIIMLEKPMDKVIMFSILDAGFLLTVVLFKYLDVALFVALSGPLSTLVFIMAIVKIKEIRFKKVESGELHD from the coding sequence ATGGAGTTTTTCGTATCTTTAATTGCAATTGCATTGATGGCGATTGGTGCCGTGGGCATCATAATGCTTGAAAAGCCTATGGATAAGGTCATAATGTTTTCAATCCTCGATGCAGGATTCCTGCTGACTGTAGTCCTGTTCAAATATCTGGATGTGGCATTGTTTGTTGCCCTGTCCGGTCCGTTGTCAACTCTGGTCTTCATAATGGCCATTGTAAAAATCAAGGAAATCAGATTCAAAAAGGTTGAAAGTGGTGAGTTGCATGATTAG
- a CDS encoding EhaE family protein has product MISVNLFFYFGIVLAIVGSLATAWGPGVKDPIVRTFNTEVASIGVCLILLSYNHVLALLTLVATTVVITLILFRAIIRLEEMGADV; this is encoded by the coding sequence ATGATTAGCGTTAATTTGTTCTTCTATTTCGGAATCGTGCTTGCCATCGTCGGCAGTTTGGCCACAGCATGGGGTCCGGGCGTTAAAGACCCTATTGTCAGGACATTCAATACCGAAGTGGCCTCAATAGGAGTATGTTTAATATTATTATCATATAATCATGTGCTTGCGCTATTGACACTGGTTGCGACAACGGTTGTCATTACTTTAATTTTATTCAGAGCTATTATTCGCTTGGAAGAAATGGGGGCGGACGTATGA
- a CDS encoding respiratory chain complex I subunit 1 family protein has translation MNLMADILINVIIAFLAGSLLLGLHRKIMARVQKRPGPPIIQHLLHSLKFFFKETAFPNTVSMPFYIGIVFILAAIWIVGVIVGPVAKDSLLILFGVYAVYKIVEHNSGSSSGSPYGKASCVRAVLSAATELPLFAAIVLVYLKTGSMNIGNIIAYQSVNGPLAFSIPLAAIMFFLLLLSKSPYSPFGITKDKALISGFETEHFGFLRGFIMFAESISWYVMLWVFLTIFFGPLSAVGYLIGMIVITFITGFINAVTPILNPNHSVMTQITAGAICFAGTLIMILI, from the coding sequence ATGAATTTAATGGCAGATATTTTAATTAATGTGATTATTGCATTCCTGGCGGGAAGCCTGCTTCTAGGTTTGCATAGGAAAATAATGGCACGTGTTCAGAAAAGACCTGGCCCGCCAATCATACAGCATCTATTGCACTCCTTGAAATTCTTCTTTAAGGAAACGGCATTTCCAAATACGGTTTCAATGCCATTCTATATTGGCATTGTATTCATATTGGCTGCAATTTGGATTGTCGGTGTGATTGTAGGTCCCGTTGCAAAGGATTCACTTTTAATATTGTTCGGTGTTTATGCGGTCTACAAGATTGTGGAGCACAATTCAGGATCAAGTTCAGGTTCACCTTACGGAAAGGCAAGCTGTGTAAGGGCAGTATTGTCAGCAGCAACTGAACTGCCGTTATTTGCGGCAATCGTGCTTGTCTATTTAAAGACAGGCTCAATGAATATAGGAAATATTATAGCTTATCAATCTGTTAACGGTCCGCTTGCATTTTCAATACCTCTTGCGGCAATAATGTTTTTCTTGCTACTGTTATCAAAATCTCCATACTCTCCATTTGGAATAACAAAAGACAAGGCATTAATTTCAGGTTTTGAAACGGAGCACTTCGGATTCCTAAGGGGATTCATAATGTTTGCAGAATCAATCTCATGGTATGTAATGCTGTGGGTTTTCTTAACGATATTCTTCGGACCGCTGTCTGCAGTAGGCTATCTGATAGGAATGATTGTGATTACATTCATTACAGGTTTTATCAATGCCGTAACTCCGATTTTGAATCCGAATCATTCAGTAATGACTCAGATAACGGCTGGAGCGATATGCTTTGCAGGAACGCTTATAATGATATTGATTTAG
- a CDS encoding DUF788 domain-containing protein yields MVNQKSLCIVLLVISTIAILACLFISLEAWIVYLVAIIGIPLWVLSFGLLTMAKPREEDKEERVKEPFTGY; encoded by the coding sequence ATGGTTAATCAAAAAAGCTTATGTATTGTGTTATTGGTTATATCTACAATAGCCATTCTGGCCTGTTTATTTATAAGTTTAGAGGCCTGGATTGTCTATCTGGTAGCTATAATCGGTATTCCTCTATGGGTCTTGTCATTCGGCCTGCTTACAATGGCCAAGCCGAGAGAGGAAGATAAGGAAGAAAGGGTGAAAGAACCGTTTACTGGATATTAG
- a CDS encoding DUF2109 family protein: MYVEIIGVILIFVALRALITKNIAERLLYLNVIGFGVSALIALVINTPFALIVAAAFFICSTISANAIAYTLKKLDEEILLD; this comes from the coding sequence ATGTACGTTGAAATAATTGGTGTAATTTTAATATTTGTCGCTTTAAGGGCATTGATAACCAAAAACATAGCCGAAAGACTCCTGTATCTAAACGTTATCGGCTTCGGCGTATCTGCGCTCATAGCCCTGGTTATCAACACACCTTTCGCTCTTATCGTTGCGGCAGCATTCTTTATCTGTTCTACAATCAGCGCAAATGCAATTGCTTACACCTTGAAAAAACTGGATGAGGAGATACTTTTAGATTGA